GCGATCTCGAAGCCGGCCTCGAGCATCGCGTCGGCGAGCTCCCGGGGGTCTTCCTGCCAGAGCGGGGCGAACAGCTCACAGCCCAGCCGGTCGCACATCCCCTGAATGCGGCTGGTCTGGTACTCGCTCTCGACGGCGCCCGCGGTGACGCCGGCGATGCCGCCCTCGAGGTCCGCGTCGAGGTCGGTCACGGCGGCCTCGAGCGGCTCGAGCTCGTCGTCACCCTGCGCGCCGGAGTCCGCGGCGGCGGCGGCCTCGAAGTCGTCGGGTTCGACGTCGACCAGCGGAATGCCGATGCTCTCGGCGGCCAGGGCCGCCAGTTCGGTCGCGGGCACGTGATACATGTACGAGTCGCCCGTCGGGTGGACCGTCACGAGGTGGGAGACGTCGCGTCCCGTCTCGAGGGCCCGGTACAGCGCCCACGAGGAGTCCTTGCCACCCGAGAAGAGGCTCACCCACGTCCCGTCTGCGTCGCTCATGGGAGACCCGTTGCGCCAGAGGAGTATATGGGTGACGAGTCCGGCCGCCGACGGCTCACTCGGCCGAATCGGCGTCGGTACTCGAGGTCGAATCGGACGCCGACTCCGATCCCGATCGGGGCGCCGCACCACGATCGGTGTCGGCGGCGTCCGTCGGGGACGTCGGCGGCCCGCCGTCGGTGCGTTCGGACGTCGATTCGGCGCTCGCGGACGGCTCCGACACCGTCTCGCCCGTCGGTAGGGCCTCGGGGCCGCCGTCGGCGAGTTCGCCTTCCTCTCGACTGGTGCTGAAGTACGACGCGAGGTGCGCGCCGACGAGACTGACCACGATCCCGCTCACGACGAACAGCGCGAGCCGTTCGCCGGCCGACACCGCGAACTGTTCGTTCGAGATGACGCCGAACTCGTAGGCCGGTACCACGAACGGATCGATCACGCGCTGTTGCTCGAGGAAGTACGCCGAGAACCCCCGGACGACCAGCCCGACCGCGATAACGATAAAGGGCAGGTTGAGGTACGAACTGCGGATCGGCCCGTCACCGATGGCCTCGTCGAGCAGGCGGCCGGCGCTCGCCGTCAGCGCGGCCATCGCGAGCCAGGGGACGCTGTCGAAGGCGAACTGCATCGCCGGCACCACGACGCCGGGGGTGTCCTCGAGCGTCGAGACGCCTAACGCGCCGGCGAAGACGCCCACGAGGGTCAGCCCCGCGGCGACGACGTAGGTGACGACCGAGACCTGGCCGGAGTACAGCGATTCGCGCACCTGGTGGGCGACTCTCGTCACCCGCTCGTCGATATTGAATCCCTTGTAGAGCAGGAAGACGCCGATGACGGTCGTGATCGCGGCGGCGCCCTCCGCGGGACCGACGAAACTCGCGAGCATCGGGAAGACCAGCAGCGTCAGCCCGATCGGCACGAGGACGGTCTGGCGCAGTTCCTCGTCGGCGAGGAACTGCTTGAGCAGGTAGTAGGTCGACTCGATGTCTCGGGCCTGACGGACGACGACGCGGTCGACCGAATCGACCCGGACGCGGCTCTCGACGATCGGCACCAGTCGCTCGTCCTCCGCGCTGTCGATGACGACGACCGCGGAGTCGGGATCGTACTCGGCGACGAGCTCGTCCAGTTGCGTCGCGACGGCTCTGTCCGCCGAGACCATCGACTCCCGGTCGCCCGAGACGACCGCGACGACGACCTCCTCGTTCTCGTCGCGGAGGTTCTGGGCGACGCGCAACGTCTCGAGCAGGGAGTTGACCCCCGAATCCTCCGGATCCGCCAGTCCGACGTCGGTCACGAGCGCGCGGACCGCCTCCCAGCCCACGACTGGAGAGCGCAGTCCGGTCTTGCGACCGACGTCGTCGGTCCGGTCGAGACAGACGACCAGCGTTGTCACGGTAGGCGATGCATTCCGTGTGACGATAAAACCACTTACTCGTTCGACGCGATCGAGGCGCCGAGCGATCGACGAGAACGGCCCGCGCGCGTTCGATCAGGTCCGCAGGCGGAACTCCCGGTCCTCGGCGAGACCCGAGATACCGGCCCCGAAGGCGTAGGCTACTCGCTGTGCGCCGGTGCCGATGCGGGCCATCAGCGGCCGTTCGGGTTCGAACTCCTCGACGCTGATCTCGTCGCGCTCGAGGCGGTCGGCCAGTTCGTCCTCGATCTCCCGGCGGGTGCCGAGGCGATCGACGAGCTCCAGGTCGTGGGCCTGCTCGCCGAGGTAGATCCGCGCCTCGGTGTCGCGGACGAACTCCGTGTCGAGGTCGCGGCCGTCGCTGACTCGCTCGACGAACGTGTCGTAGTAGTCGTCGATCAGCCCCTGCAGATACGCGCGTTCGTCCTCGTCCATCTCTTTCAGCGGAGTGCCGGCGTCCTTGTAGTCGCCGGCGGCGAACCGCTCGTAGGAGAGGCCGACCTTCTCGGCGAGGTCGCTGGCGTTGACCCGGGAGCCGATGACGCCGATCGAGCCGACGATCGAGCCCTCGCGGGCCCAGAGTTCGTCGCAGCCGCTGGCGATCCAGTAGCCGCCGCTGGCGCAGACGTCGGTCGCGTAGGCGATCGTCGGCCCGTCGAACCGCTCGGCCGCCAGCCGGATGTCGTCGCTGGGGACGACCTCGCCGCCGGGCGTGTTCAGCTTCAACAGGAGGGCGTCGACGCTGTCGTCCTCGTCGGCCCGGTCGATCTGGTCGACGATGTCGTCGGCCGGCGTCCCCCGCGGACTCGAGGGGAGCGACCCGCCGCCGCCGTCGCGCGTGATGGGTCCTTCGACGGCGACCTCGGCGACGTCGTAGTCGGGGTACAGCGACGCGGCGATATTGCTCGAGAAGCGAACGCCGAGCGCCGCGACCGCGAGCGCGACGAGCACGCCGAGTAGCTCCGCCAGCGAGTCCGGATAGACGACGAACAGCGCGAACCCGGCCGCGGCGAAGGCGGCGACGCCGACGACGACGATCAGCAGTCGATCGATCCGTTCGCTACCGATCACAGCGGACACCTCGTCTCATACGATCATCTCCGTACGGTACCCGGTAAGCGTTGGCGGTTCCGGCGACCTGTCAGCCCGCGGTCCCGCGGGGCCGCGGGCGACGCGCCGATTCAGTCGTCGAGTCCCTGGGACGTCTGCGACGGCGACGCCCCGTGCGAACGCGTCGATTGTGGCGGTACGTCCGTCGGATCGCGGTCGTCGGCCTCGCTCGAGTCGTCGGCTGACTCCGACGCTGATCGACTCTCGCGGTAGGCTTCGACCAGGTTGATGCCGTCCCGGACGAACGGCATGGGATCGTCGGCCACCGCGTAGTCGAACCGCGGCTGACTGACGAGCGACGTCGCGACGTCGCGCACCGCGCCCGCGAGCGACGGGCGTTCGACCATCGGGTACTCCTTGGTCGCCACGCTGTGGAGGTAGCTGAGCTCCCCCCGGAGCAGGTGGCCGCCGATGCCGACCTCGTAGGTGTCGTCGGACGCGACCGGTTCGCCGATCGCCTGCTTCCAGTAGTAGTGGGGGAAGTCCGCGCCCGCGCGGACGGAAAACGGGAGCGACGACCAGAAGCGCGGGTTGATCTCCATGAGCTTGTACTCCTCGTCGACGGGGTCCCGGAGGAACTCGACCATCGCGAGGCCGTGCCACTCGAGTTCGTCCAGCAGCGCCCGGCCGGCCGCCTCGAGGTCCGGATCGTACACCGACTCGCGGTAGGCGCTGGGGCCGCCGCAGTACTCCCAGCCGCGGCGCTGGCAGTGCTGGAAGGTGGCGACCGGGTCGCCGCGGTCGTAGAGGGCGAAGAAGCCGAATTCGCGGGAGTCGGGGATCCGCTCCTGGACCAGCGGGACGTGCCCGCGGCGCTCGACGACGGTCTGGAGGTCCGGCGGCGTCCCCGGCTGCTGGTACTCCGTCGAGCCGATCTCGATCTCGTCGGCGCCCGGATCGAGATAGGCGGGCGCGGCGACCGTGTATCGGGGCTTTACGATCGTTTCCTGGTCCCAGTCGGTCCACTGGTCTAACAGCGCGGTCTCCGGGACCGCCACGTCGGCCGCGTCGGCGGCGGCGAAGAGTTCGACGCGGTCCTGAACCCGTCGGAGCGTTTCGAAATCGGGCCAGTTCGTGTCGATCACGTCGGCGAACGCCGCCTTGCGATCGGCGAGGACGTAGACGTCCTCCTCGCGGACCGGGATGATCGTTCGGACGTCCGACCGCTCGGCGACCGCGAGCAACGCGTCGCCGTAGGCGGACAGATCGTCGGCCGGATCCGGCAGCTCGACGAACTCGTCGCAGTACGTCGATCGGGACGCCGGCGTCGTCGACGACTCGGAGCCGACGATCGTACGGATGCCGCGCGGTCGCAGCGAACGGAGACAGGCGACGGTACTCGGTGCATCGATGCCGGGTATCAGGACGCCCGCATCGTCGTCGTGTCGATCCATGCTCGAAGCACTGTTATCAACTGTCATCGGTATAGGCTCACTAACTCGAATCGGGGTCTGCTATCGGTCGATCGATTCCACGGGTGCACTAGTAGGGACCGTATACCCGCCGTTCGCGGTCGGTCTCGACGGATCGACCCGGGCGCGACTGCGGGGACGTTACCGGCTTGCGGGCGGACGCAGCGACGGTTTCGACGACGGCGTCGAGACTCGTATAGCTTCGCTCGGAACGATCACCGTCGGCGACGACCGTTCGGCCATCGACGACCGTCGCTCCCGTATCGTCTCGCCACCCGTCTTCCGTTCCGTGGGGATCGAGTCCGCTACCGAACTCGGCGGCGGTACCGCGGCCGGTCGGTCGCTCGGCTACTCGATTCGTGTCCGTATCCATTACGCGCTCGTCTACATCCGACCCCGGCCGGCACTAAAATAGCTCACCCTGCTTACACGCCGTGAGAATTTTCTGCCGGCCGAAGTGAACGGCCAGCGCGCGGTCGTTCTCGAGAGCGCGCGCTGGCCGGACTCCCGTCTCGAGGCGCCGGCGTCGAAAACGCAGCAAAGAGAGAAAACCGAACCGCCGGTAGACGAGACCGATCTAGAGCAGACCGGTCTTCTGGAGCTTCATCAGGTCCTCGGTGTCGAGGGTCTCGCCCTCCTTGAACTTCTGATAGATCTCCTCGGCCTCTTCCTTGGCCTCCTCTTTCTTCTTGTCGCGCTCGGACTTGCGCTCCTCCTCTTCCTTCTTGTCCAGCTCGCGCAGGCGCTTCTGGACGCGGACGAAGTCCTCGTGGTGCTGGTCGGCGGCCTCCTGGGCCTCGACGAACTTCTCGTGCATCTCGTCGGCCTCGTCGCGGATGTCGTCGGCCTCCCGATAGGCCTCGATCATCTGGTTGTGGTGTTCCTGGGCCTTGTCCGCGAGCTCGGTCACCTTCTGGTGGTGCTGGGAGGCTTCCGATCGCACTTCCTCGGCTTCCTCGACGAGCTCCTCGAGATCCTCGTTCTGCTCGAGTTTCTCCTTGCGGGACTCGTACTCCTCGCGCTTGGACTCGATCTTCTCGATGAGCTCCTTCTCCTCCTCGCTCGAGAGGACTTCGGTCTGTTGCTTAAACTCGAGTTCCTCGATCTCCTCCTCGAGGTCCTCTAAGTCCTTGCCCTCGTCGAGCTCCATGTCGGACTTGAGCTTCTCGACCTTGTCGAACAGCTCGTTGGCCTCGGCGTTGAGCTCGTTGCGCTTTTCCTTGTGCTCTTGGACCTGCTCGTTGAGCTCGTCGCGTTTCTCGCGGTGCTCCTGAGCTTCGTCGACCTTCTCGCGTGTCTTCGCGTTGAGGTCGTCGCGCTTGGACGCCCGCTCGGACGCCATCTGGTTCAGCTCGTTTCGCCGATCCCGCAGTTGACCGGCCATCTTGATGAGCTGCCCTTTCGATTTGTTTTCGAGGTCGTCCTCCGTCAGTTCGATGTTCTTTGATTCGTCTACCATGTATTATTCAAGCCTCTGTGCCATACCCGCACCGGGGATGTTCGCCCGTTTCACAGACGGGACACCCGTCGGTCTGACGGGTACCGTCGAACGGAAACGAGCGGCTGTACACAGCATCTGCTCACGATCTGCGAAACCTCGGTGAATAAGATTTCCTGTCATCGATCGTCGAGCGATACGCGCCCCGGTGGCGTTCTGGTAGCCGTACCTATTGGTGCCTTCAATTTAAACCTACCGGTCCACAACCCCCTGAAAACCGTTGGCAGGGCCTCCCTCTTACTGTGATGGACTGTGTCATGGGTTCCGAGAGTGCTTATAAATGACACCGCTCGCTATCCCTCGTTTCGCTGAGTGGTCGGCTGGTCAACCGGCGACGTCTCCGGATAGTCGGCACTTGTCAACCAGTTTCGGATCCGGGGCAAAACGCTCCTCGCTCGAGTCCGTCGGAAACCGCGGCTAGAAGAGATCCTCGAGTCGATCGTCGGCGAACTGTTCGGCCGGATCGGTCTGCTCCTCCTCGCGTTCCTGGGCCTTCTCGGCCTCGCGTGCGCGCTCCATGAATTCTTGAATGCGATCGGACCGCTCCGCCCCGCCCAGCAGGACGAGCGCGCCCAATCGGTCGCTCTCGAGCGGGAAGTCCCCGCCGCGGACCTGCATGCTGCCGGTCTCGTCCTCGAGCCAGCGGCGGGCCCGTTCGACGCCCTTGCGCGGGATGCGGTCTGGTTCGCCGGCGATGACCAGCAGCGCCGAGTCGGCGGTCGTCGCGTCCGGGAGGCTGGTGCCCGTCAGCAGCGCCTGCCGCGAGACGCTCATGGCCGTGTTGACGTTCTCGGCGCTGTCCTCGCTGGCGGCTTCGGTGGCGTACCCCAGCGCGGCGATCCCGCCCGCGCGAAGCGTGTTGATGACTTCGCTCGAGTCGACGACGCTTTCGCCGACGCCCTCGACGGCCTCGCCGGAGGCGAAGAGCAGGCCGACCCGCTTTGCGATCCGCTCGTTGATCGTCTCGAAGGCCCCCTCGACGCTCTCGCCCTGTTCGTGCCAGGCGTCGTTGTCGACCAGCAGCGTCGCGTCGGCCTCGCGGACGATCGTCTTCAGCGACCGACCCGCGTTGGCCTGGTAGAGCGCGCCCTCGTTGCGCCCCGGGAGGACCCCGAGCGCGTAGACGGGGATGTCGTAGATCTGCTGGAGGTGGTGGACGACGACCGGCGCGCCGCCGCTGCCGGTGCCGCCGCCGAGGCCGGCGACGACGAAGATCCCCTCCGCTTTGGAGGTGACGCGGCCGTCGAGCGCGTTCATCACCTGCTGGATGTCCGCCTGCATGATCTCGGTCCCGAGTTCGTTATCGCCGCCGACGCCGTGGCCGTTGACGCGGTCGGCGCCGATCAACTGCGTGTCGACGTACTCGAGGGACCGGAGGTCCGGTTCGGCGGAGTTGACGGCCAGCGCGCCCTGAACGGCTCCGAAGCCCATCTCCGCGTCGAAGCGGGCGAGCCGTTCAGTGACCTTGCCACCGGCCTGACCAACACCGATCAGGGCAACTTTCATATCACGCTCATGTAAGTATGCCCAGTTGAACGTTCCGGTGGACAATTGCAGCGAACGCGGTGGTTCGAGCCGACAGCCATCGACGGGCCGCCGGCGGGTTCGATAATAATACCTTTCAACGCGATGCCCGTTCTTCCGGGCATGTTCTACGAGCAACGGATGAACGCCCCGGACTCGCCCGCCGACCTCCGCGCCGAGTACGAGGACGACCTCCGGGCGGTCGTCACCCAGCACGGCGTCGACGCCGTCGCCGACCGAACCGACGTCGACCGCGAGACCGCCGACGCGCTCCTCGAGGGGGACTCGCCCGATCTCACGCTCCTCGAGGCGGCCCAGATCCAGGCGCTCGCGGACGGCGAGCCCGAGCCCGACGAGATGGTCGAGATCGCCTGCGACCACCTCCTGTTGGGGATGACGACGGCCGTCCTCGACGTCGACGCCGTCGAGAGCGAGCTCGCGATCGACATGGACGCGAAGGAGATCCAGCAGAAGATCGAGCGCCGCGCGCCGATGTCCTTCGAGGAGTTCGTCCACGTCCAGTACGTGATCGCCGACGGCGCGCCCTGAGTCGGACGCGGCGATCGACGACCGTCGACGAGAAAGGAGTGGCGCGTACGCTGCACACTCCGTTTGCTGGGCCGTGAAGAATCCGATAATCGTCTCCTCGAGCAGTGATATTATGGTCTTTCACCCGCGAGTCGAGGTATGAACGTTGCAATTCTGGGCTGTGGCCACGTCGGCCTCGAGTTGGGTCGCCAGCTGACCGACCGCGGTCACGAGGCGATCGGCGTGCGCCGATCCGACGAGGGGGTTGGGGCAATCGAGGACGCCGGCTTCGAGGCCGTACAGGCGGACGTCACCGACCGCGAGGGGCTCGCGGCCGTCCCGGACGTCGACGCCGTCGTCTTCGCGGCCAGCAGCGGCGGGCGCGGCGCCGAGGCGGCCCGCGAAGTCTACGTCGAGGGACTCCGGACGGCCATCGAGCAGTTCGGTGGGCGAGAGGACTCGCCCGAGCGGCTGGTCTACACCTCGTCGACGGGCGTCCACGGCGACCACGACGGCGACTGGGTCGACGAGGAGACGCCGATCGAGCCCACGACCGAGAAGACCGAGGTGCTCGCCGAGGCCGAACGGATCGCCCGCGAGTTGCCCGTCGAGTACGGCTTCGAGGGCACCGTCGCGCGCTACGCCGGTCTCTACGGCCCCGGCCGCTACCGTCTCGAGCGCTACCTCGAGGGACCCGTCACGGAGGGGTACCTGAACATGGTCCACCGCGACGACGCCGCGGGGGCCGTCCGCTACCTGCTCGAGGCGGACCTCGCGCGCGGGGAGGTCGTCCAGGTGGTCGACGACGAACCCGCCCGCAAGTGGGCGTTCGCGGACTGGCTGGCCGAGCAGTGCGGGGTAGAGCAGCCGCCCAAACGGACGAAGGCGGAGCGGCTGGCCGACGACGACGTCTCCGAGGCCGGCGAGCGGCGCATCCTGACGAGCAAGCGCTGTGCCAACGAGAAACTGCGCGAACTGGGCTACGAGTTCGCGTATCCGACCTACCGCGAGGGGTACCGGGACGCCATCGAGGCCTACCGAGACGGCGAGCGGGGGCTCTGAGCGACTCGAGGCGTCCGACGGGAACCGAGCGGCCGGCGGTACTCCGACCGGGCGCTGAGCGGCCGGCGACGCGCCAACCGAGATCCGAGAACCGAGAACCGAGTAGCTGGCGACGCTCCGACCGAGAACTCGCCTCGAGACCCATCGATTCGGGTCGCCGAGGGGGAAATTTCTTGTCGATTCAATTTAATGGTGATGTATGATCGCTCGGAACGGCTCGACCAGCGGCGCGTTTCGCCGGTCGGGTACAGCGCTGGTCGGGCCGCTCCGCGAATTCCTCGAGTCCCTCGAGCCGCTGATGCTCTCGCTGTTCGTGGTGGCGACCGTCGCGGTCGCCGTCGGCGGCTGGTGGGTCGTCAGCTGGTTCCGGCGGCCGCCAGGCGTTCGCTTCCAGCGGCTGCTGGGGGAGTACGACCACGTCGCGGTGGTGATGCACCCGAACCCGGACCCCGACGCCATGTCCTGTGCGATGGGCGTCGCTCGGATCGCCGAGACCGTCGACACCGAGGCGACGCTGCAGTACGCCGGCGAGATCCGCCACCAGGAGAACCGGGCGTTCCGGACCGTCCTCGACCTGGACCTCGAGGCCATCGAGTCGAGTTCGCAACTGGCCGCCGACGCCGTCGTCCTCGTCGATCACAACACGCCCCGCGGGTTCGCGGGCTCCCAGACCGTCGAACCGATCGCGGTCGTCGACCACCACCCCGGCAA
This portion of the Haloterrigena gelatinilytica genome encodes:
- a CDS encoding carboxylate--amine ligase encodes the protein MDRHDDDAGVLIPGIDAPSTVACLRSLRPRGIRTIVGSESSTTPASRSTYCDEFVELPDPADDLSAYGDALLAVAERSDVRTIIPVREEDVYVLADRKAAFADVIDTNWPDFETLRRVQDRVELFAAADAADVAVPETALLDQWTDWDQETIVKPRYTVAAPAYLDPGADEIEIGSTEYQQPGTPPDLQTVVERRGHVPLVQERIPDSREFGFFALYDRGDPVATFQHCQRRGWEYCGGPSAYRESVYDPDLEAAGRALLDELEWHGLAMVEFLRDPVDEEYKLMEINPRFWSSLPFSVRAGADFPHYYWKQAIGEPVASDDTYEVGIGGHLLRGELSYLHSVATKEYPMVERPSLAGAVRDVATSLVSQPRFDYAVADDPMPFVRDGINLVEAYRESRSASESADDSSEADDRDPTDVPPQSTRSHGASPSQTSQGLDD
- a CDS encoding DUF373 family protein, which gives rise to MTTLVVCLDRTDDVGRKTGLRSPVVGWEAVRALVTDVGLADPEDSGVNSLLETLRVAQNLRDENEEVVVAVVSGDRESMVSADRAVATQLDELVAEYDPDSAVVVIDSAEDERLVPIVESRVRVDSVDRVVVRQARDIESTYYLLKQFLADEELRQTVLVPIGLTLLVFPMLASFVGPAEGAAAITTVIGVFLLYKGFNIDERVTRVAHQVRESLYSGQVSVVTYVVAAGLTLVGVFAGALGVSTLEDTPGVVVPAMQFAFDSVPWLAMAALTASAGRLLDEAIGDGPIRSSYLNLPFIVIAVGLVVRGFSAYFLEQQRVIDPFVVPAYEFGVISNEQFAVSAGERLALFVVSGIVVSLVGAHLASYFSTSREEGELADGGPEALPTGETVSEPSASAESTSERTDGGPPTSPTDAADTDRGAAPRSGSESASDSTSSTDADSAE
- a CDS encoding coiled-coil protein, translated to MVDESKNIELTEDDLENKSKGQLIKMAGQLRDRRNELNQMASERASKRDDLNAKTREKVDEAQEHREKRDELNEQVQEHKEKRNELNAEANELFDKVEKLKSDMELDEGKDLEDLEEEIEELEFKQQTEVLSSEEEKELIEKIESKREEYESRKEKLEQNEDLEELVEEAEEVRSEASQHHQKVTELADKAQEHHNQMIEAYREADDIRDEADEMHEKFVEAQEAADQHHEDFVRVQKRLRELDKKEEEERKSERDKKKEEAKEEAEEIYQKFKEGETLDTEDLMKLQKTGLL
- a CDS encoding SDR family oxidoreductase, translated to MNVAILGCGHVGLELGRQLTDRGHEAIGVRRSDEGVGAIEDAGFEAVQADVTDREGLAAVPDVDAVVFAASSGGRGAEAAREVYVEGLRTAIEQFGGREDSPERLVYTSSTGVHGDHDGDWVDEETPIEPTTEKTEVLAEAERIARELPVEYGFEGTVARYAGLYGPGRYRLERYLEGPVTEGYLNMVHRDDAAGAVRYLLEADLARGEVVQVVDDEPARKWAFADWLAEQCGVEQPPKRTKAERLADDDVSEAGERRILTSKRCANEKLRELGYEFAYPTYREGYRDAIEAYRDGERGL
- a CDS encoding diphthine--ammonia ligase — translated: MSDADGTWVSLFSGGKDSSWALYRALETGRDVSHLVTVHPTGDSYMYHVPATELAALAAESIGIPLVDVEPDDFEAAAAADSGAQGDDELEPLEAAVTDLDADLEGGIAGVTAGAVESEYQTSRIQGMCDRLGCELFAPLWQEDPRELADAMLEAGFEIAIIQVAAHGLDESWLGRTLDYAALEELEALNEEYGVHVLGEGGEFETLVVDGPHMDRRIDLEYEKEWEGTRGRLRITDAELA
- a CDS encoding tubulin/FtsZ family protein, whose product is MKVALIGVGQAGGKVTERLARFDAEMGFGAVQGALAVNSAEPDLRSLEYVDTQLIGADRVNGHGVGGDNELGTEIMQADIQQVMNALDGRVTSKAEGIFVVAGLGGGTGSGGAPVVVHHLQQIYDIPVYALGVLPGRNEGALYQANAGRSLKTIVREADATLLVDNDAWHEQGESVEGAFETINERIAKRVGLLFASGEAVEGVGESVVDSSEVINTLRAGGIAALGYATEAASEDSAENVNTAMSVSRQALLTGTSLPDATTADSALLVIAGEPDRIPRKGVERARRWLEDETGSMQVRGGDFPLESDRLGALVLLGGAERSDRIQEFMERAREAEKAQEREEEQTDPAEQFADDRLEDLF
- a CDS encoding DUF5791 family protein, whose translation is MFYEQRMNAPDSPADLRAEYEDDLRAVVTQHGVDAVADRTDVDRETADALLEGDSPDLTLLEAAQIQALADGEPEPDEMVEIACDHLLLGMTTAVLDVDAVESELAIDMDAKEIQQKIERRAPMSFEEFVHVQYVIADGAP
- the sppA gene encoding signal peptide peptidase SppA produces the protein MIGSERIDRLLIVVVGVAAFAAAGFALFVVYPDSLAELLGVLVALAVAALGVRFSSNIAASLYPDYDVAEVAVEGPITRDGGGGSLPSSPRGTPADDIVDQIDRADEDDSVDALLLKLNTPGGEVVPSDDIRLAAERFDGPTIAYATDVCASGGYWIASGCDELWAREGSIVGSIGVIGSRVNASDLAEKVGLSYERFAAGDYKDAGTPLKEMDEDERAYLQGLIDDYYDTFVERVSDGRDLDTEFVRDTEARIYLGEQAHDLELVDRLGTRREIEDELADRLERDEISVEEFEPERPLMARIGTGAQRVAYAFGAGISGLAEDREFRLRT